GCAGCCGACGCAGCAAACTCAGCTGCGGCAGCGCTCCAGATCGTCGGCATTCGGCATCCTCGTTCTTCTGATTGTCCAAAAGCTATAACGGCTGGGGTCAGTCGTTCGATCCTCAGCACCGCGGGGCTGGCCGTACGATGACCTTGCTTTGCCCGCGCGCTGAACCGTGATGAAGGCTACGGCATCAGCTGCCTTGTGGGCGAGCAGCCGCCGGATCAGTTGCCCGGTCTGAAAGGAATGTCGTGCTGCTTGATGGCCCCGCCTGCCCCCGCGTTCCGGCTTGGAGCCCACGGCTCTCGTCATTTTTTTCCACGACTACGGCTCCAACGGCGACGACCTCATTGCGCGGGCTGAAATGATCCGGCTGGCCTCGCCTGACGCAGCGTTTATGGCGCATCATGCGCCGTCGCAGATCCCCCGTATGGCGGCGGCTTATCAGTGGTGGCCGATCAAAACCTTTTCGATGGCTGAGTGTGCCGCCGGCGCCGCGGCCGCCGCCCCTGCCCTGGATGCGTTCATTACCAGCGAACTCGAACGAGCCGAACTCGCGAGCGCCCGCCTCGTCCTGGTCGGCTTCAGCCCGGGCACGATGATGTCGCTCTATGTCGGCCTGCGCCGTTAGCACGCCATCGCCGGTATCGTCGGCTTATCGGGAATGCTCGTCGCCCCCCGAGGACCTCGAGACGGACATTCGAAGCCGTCCGCCTGTCCTTCTGATCCATGGCACCGCCGATGAGGTCGTCCCGTTTCGCTCAATGGAGATGGCCGAGGTAGCGCTGAGCGCCGCCGGAGTCGCAGTCGAAACCCATCCTCGCGCGGCCCTGGCCACAGCATCGATCAGGGCGGCCTCAACGCAGCAACGGCGTTCGCCCGACGCGTCCTTGCTTAAATAGTCGGGCAACGGCGCCCGGCCGCCCGACGAGCGCGGTCGTGCAGCAATCCCCTATCTTCTTTTGCCTCGGCCGCGCTATACTCATTTCTCGCACGCTCATTGGTCCGCATAGCGAACTGGCGCGCGCCTGAGGTCGATCAAGCCGGCAGGCCACACCCTATTACGCCGGTTGCAGCCTAAGGCGGGGTGGGCGTGACCTGCCGTATTGCGGAAGCACGCTCCCCCAACGACCTCATGATTACCATGCCGACCTTTGGCCGCGGTGTGACGGCGCTAACATCCACCTCTAACATTGGTTTCTATCCTCGCCATTTCGACGAGCGAATGTCCGCCTAGCGAAGGCACCCAGCCCGCATTGGCGCGCAGGACCAAGTGGCAAATATTCACGTCGCAACAAGCGATCCGAGCCGCGGCACGGCTCGGACTCGATCGCCGATCAGAAATAGCGTTCGCCGATCCTCAGCGTGTCACCGGGCAGGACGTAGGTCCTCGAATTTTTCACATCGACACGACGTTCGACCGGATCCGATGCCCTCTTGATGAAGACGTAGCGCTTGTTGGCGCGATAGCTGAAGCCACCTGCCGCCGCGACCGCCTGCTCGACAGTCAGTCCGGCTGAAAACGGATATGCCCCTGCGCGCGAAACCTCACCGAGGATATAATAAGGTCGATAGTTCAGAACCTCGAGCGTCATTCGCGGGTCTTTGACATAGCCGCTGGCAAAGCGCTCGGTCACCAGAGCGGTCGTTTCTTCGAGCGTCTTCCCCCGCACGGACACATTGCCGATCAAGGGAAGCGAAAGATCGCCCTCCGGCGTTACCGCAAACTCGCCGCTGATCGACGGGTCATTGAACATCGTGAGGCGTACCTTGTCGCCGGCATCGAGGCGATAGGCGAGAGCTTGTGGGCCATCGGGCGCCATGAGCGGCGCTGTCGAACAGCCGGCTGTCGCGACAATCATGCCGAGCACAATATGAGCATGCAAAAGGTTACGAGGCATTTTCCGATCCCTTTATTAACTTCTCGCGATCTAACGGAAATCCCGCTACGCACCGACGCTGGACGCTTGGCGGTGGTCCCGGCCAGATGTCGCAACACGGTTAGTTAGGATAGGGGGATGCAGAAGCGCTATATTTTTCTGTGCGCAGCTGGCGCGATTATCATCCTGCTGCTCCTCATCCTCGTCGACGTTGACGTCGGCCTGCCCGTCATAAACCTGCTGGTCTGGCCGGCTGTGGCTGCAGCCGGTATTCTCCTGCTTCTGAAAAAGCGCCCCCGCTTTCGTCGCCGCCGTTCGCGACGCGGAGCTTTGAGATCTCAGCGCCCCGGCCAGCCTCGGCTAATTCGCGAGCAACCGAAAAGCCTGCCGCGGCGGCCGCGCTGACGGAGCAAGGCTTTGGTGGCACTGTTCACCTGGCGTACGTCGGTCGCCAACATGCTCATGCGGTCCGCCTCCCTGGGAGGGCGGCTGATTCTGTCCCTTTATCTGGCTCGCATGCTCGGACTGGAAGCCGTCGGGGTGTTCGGGATCATAACCGGGATTGCGGGCTTCGCTCCCGCAATGCTCGGTTTGGGTATCAGCTACTTCGTCAATCGGGAGTTGCTTGGACTGTCTGATCACGAAGCGCATGTGCTGATTCGAGACAGGCTGGCTCTGAATCTTTGTATGGCGATCGCAGCCTGGGCAGTGCTGAGTTCCGCCATGCTCTCGGGGCTCGCTACCCCAACGGCTTATTTCTGGCCGACGATGATCATCGTCACGCTAGAGTATCTCCTGTTCGATACCCAGGTCATGCTCATCAATCTGCGCAGACCGGTAACGGCCAACTTCCTTCTGTTCATACGCTCCGCAAGCTGGATCGGCCCGTTCATCATTCTTGGATTGCTCGATCGCGAATTGCGGACGATTCCATTCATGCTGGGCTGCTGGATCGCAGCGCTGATCATATGCATTTTTTGTGCGATTTTCGTTTTTCGAGACGTTGATGTACGAGCGGTTATACGCACACGCATAGATTGGCCCGCCATGCTGGCCCGCGCGCGCCAGGCTCCGCTGCTTTATCTCAACGACCTTGCTGCCAATGGCCAAGTCTATATCGATCGCTTCATCGTCCTGCATTTTGCAGGTTTAAAAGCGACTGGCCTTTACGTTTTGATATTCTCTATCACACATGGTCTTTACGTACTAACGGCGACAGCGGTGACACAACTGACCATGACAAAATTGTCGCTGGCTCTACGAGAGCATGGTGTAACGTCGTGGAGGCACATACTGGTATCCGACACTAGGGATGCTTTGATGCTCGCAATGATCTGCGCCACGCCCATTGTCGCTGTGCTGGTGTTCGCGCTGCCTGCCTTCGACTTTTCGATTTTTCGCGACAATGCCACCCTATTGATCCTCATGACCATGACCTCGCTGCTGAAACCTGTCGCCGACATTCTGAACTCGGGATTATACAGCCTTGGCCTCGATCGAGCGCTTGCCCTCACCAACATTGGCGGCGTCGGTGCCGTGGCGGGCCTGGGGAGCCTTCTGATCAGCGCTTTCGGACTGGTAGGGACTGCGATCGCATCCATCCTTAGCCTGCTTGCGATCATTCTCGTCCGCTCGACCTTGTTGCGCAAGCACATCGCGCTGCGACCTCAGGCTGCGTGATGCGGATCCTCATTATATCATCATTGTTTCCGCCCGATGCATTGGGAGGAGCGGAGATATCCGCCTGGAACCTGGCGTGCTGGCTGCGTGATCATGGTCACGAAGTCGGCGTCCTAACGACCACCGCCGGTTCCGAGTCGGCAACAACCGGGGTGATCGAGGATGGATTACGCGTCTGGCGTGTAAGGATGCCGCGACCCTACCCAATGGCACATTATGGCAATCAGCCTGCCGCTGCGAAGCTCGTGTGGCACCTTCTGGATCACCTGGATCCAGCCAATATCGATATCGTTCGCGATGTCCTTCGCGAGTTCAAACCGGACTTCGCGAGCGTCCATCTCCTGGCAGGTCTCGGCTGGAACAGCCTGGCAGAGCTCGCGCGGCATGATGTTCCTGTCCTCTTCGCCCTGCCCGACCTGGCGCTTGCCTGTGTTCGGTCGGGCATGTTTCGCGGGGACCACACCTGCCAGCGGCAATGCACCGAATGCCGGCTTTCTTCCTGGTGGAAGCAGCGCCAGATCGGCAAATTGCGCAGACTGGGTTTTTACTCTCCTTCGCGTGCCAATCTGCAGAGTGTCGAAAGCCTCGTGCCGCTGCGCAAGCGTCCACGGCGCGTGATCTTTAATCCCAACCGATATCCTGTGCCTGTCCGCCCCTATCGAGCAGGTTCGCTTCCTCGTTTTCTCTACGCTGGCCGCCTTCACCGCACCAAGGGCGTCGACGTTCTTCTGGATGCTGCGGATATCGTTGCCGGCAGGGGCCTTGCATTCACCCTGGCCATTGCGGGCGATGGGCCAGATGGCGAGATGTTGCGCGAGCGTTATGGCAATCGGCCGTGGCTGACCTTTCATGGTCATGTTTCGCAACAGCGCGTTTCAGATCTGATGGCGGAACATGATCTTTTGTGCCTTCCCTCGGTTTGGGCGGAAAACTCGCCAGGGGTCGCTATCCAGGCTCTGTCGCAGGGCATGCCGGTTCTTGCCAGCAATGTCGGCGGCGTGCCGGAACTCGTCGATCCTGGTATAACGGGCGCGCTTCTGCCGGCGGGCGACACCGATACCTGGGCTGAGACGCTTGCTGCCTTGATCCTGCAGCCCCACCATATTCGTCGCTGGCGCGAAGCGGCGAGCGTCCGCAGCGACCGCTTCGATCCCGAACAGCTCGGAGCCAGACTCTTTGAGCTCATCGAGGAAATTAGCGCTCAGGGCCCTCTGCTGCGGCCAGATCGGTTATGACGGCATAGTGATCAGAACCCAATGATGGGCCACGTAGAAGCTGAACCGGCTGCCATCCGCTCCCTGCATAAACCTGATCGATCGGCAGCAGCGGAAGTGGCGCCGGCCACGTCGGGTTGGTCCGTGTCAACCGCGGCAGGTTCAATATATGGTCCTGGCGGCGCATCGCAAAGGTCCACGGCGTCAGATTGAAATCACCCGCTACGATCGCCCGCCGCCGTGGGACAGTATCGAGAAATGCGGCGATATCGTTGATAGCGGTCGCCTGATCTCCCATCGGCGGCGGCCGTTGCATGTGCACACCCACGACCGTGAATGGGCCATGCTCATCTCGAAACTTTCCCCAGACCGCCGAAACGCCCTTGCGATCTTCCGGATCGGCCCGTGCCAGACCACCGCCTGATAGAGGCGCGCTCCTCGACAGCAGGATCGTTGAGCACCGTCCATTGTTCGAACAATCAAATCCGTAAGGGAAATATGCGCTCAAAAGATTGCGAGCGTCGGCGGACAAACCACTCGCTTCGAGCAGAATGACAATGTCAGCGCGCTGGCTGATGATCCATTGAGCTACCGCGAGCGGTGATGCGTTCTGCTTGTACATGTTCAGACTGACGAGCCGGACTGTCGCCGGTCGCGATGTGAAAATCGGCGGTGAACGAACGAACTCGGGCAAGGTTTGGCAAAGCGCCGACAAGGCAGATACCATGCCGGACGCGACCAATAGCGTGAGGCGTCGCTCCACGATGACGGCTATCAGTACTCCGACCACGCACGATATCGCTATCAGAGGTGCGAAATTGTTGGGAAAGTCAGCAAGCGAGGAGACCCGCCCCAGCTGAAGCGCTGCCGCCAGGCTAAAGAGCGCCACTGTTGCGATGATGCGATATCGGCGCGCCCTAACTGTGATCCGCTTGGCTGGACGCGAACTGATCACCCGGTCACCCATTCGTCCCCGGCCTGATGGTGGCCAATATCATGGCAGGCAGGCCAGAATGCCCTTATCAAAATTGTCTGGCGCGAATTGGCGGGCGTGGTCGATCGCCGCGTCAGGATCGAACGAGGGTAGCCAACGCTCCATTCTCTCGATCCCGGAGATCAGCGATGATGCTGACTGCTCTTCAAAGAACAGTCCGCTGACGTCGGGTTTGACGGTGTCGAGCGCCCCGCCCCGGCCATATGCCAGAACCGGCCTCCCTGACGCCATTGCCTCGACCGGCACAATTCCGAAATCTTCTTCCGGCGTAAAAATTAGACCGCGTGCGCGCGCATAGGCTTCGCGCAACTGATCGAAATTGAGCTTGGGAATGATGGTGATATTCGACTTGGCCTGGGCCTTCAGCTTAGCCGCCATCTCACCCTGACCGACCATGAGGAGAGGCAGGCCGAGCTCGTTAAATGCCTCCACCGCGAGGTCCGCGCGCTTGTACGGGGTCATCTGACCAACCCACAGATACCGGTCCTCGATGTCGCTTCGAGCCTTGAACAAGTCGACTTCGACCGGCGGGAACACCACGCTCGCATCGC
The Sphingomonas crocodyli genome window above contains:
- a CDS encoding lipopolysaccharide biosynthesis protein, which produces MALFTWRTSVANMLMRSASLGGRLILSLYLARMLGLEAVGVFGIITGIAGFAPAMLGLGISYFVNRELLGLSDHEAHVLIRDRLALNLCMAIAAWAVLSSAMLSGLATPTAYFWPTMIIVTLEYLLFDTQVMLINLRRPVTANFLLFIRSASWIGPFIILGLLDRELRTIPFMLGCWIAALIICIFCAIFVFRDVDVRAVIRTRIDWPAMLARARQAPLLYLNDLAANGQVYIDRFIVLHFAGLKATGLYVLIFSITHGLYVLTATAVTQLTMTKLSLALREHGVTSWRHILVSDTRDALMLAMICATPIVAVLVFALPAFDFSIFRDNATLLILMTMTSLLKPVADILNSGLYSLGLDRALALTNIGGVGAVAGLGSLLISAFGLVGTAIASILSLLAIILVRSTLLRKHIALRPQAA
- a CDS encoding glycosyltransferase yields the protein MTTLRTFKRVAIIHYWLVGMRGGERVLERLIKLFPNADIFTHVYVPEATSALIKSRPIKTTFINRLPGAAKHYQKYLPLMPRALEELDLRGYDLVISSESGPAKGVIAAPDAFHLCYCHSPMRYLWDHYHDYKDSAGALTRRVMPFLFHSLREWDTSSAARVDAIAANSHFIRQRIRRAWGRDASVVFPPVEVDLFKARSDIEDRYLWVGQMTPYKRADLAVEAFNELGLPLLMVGQGEMAAKLKAQAKSNITIIPKLNFDQLREAYARARGLIFTPEEDFGIVPVEAMASGRPVLAYGRGGALDTVKPDVSGLFFEEQSASSLISGIERMERWLPSFDPDAAIDHARQFAPDNFDKGILACLP
- a CDS encoding endonuclease/exonuclease/phosphatase family protein; translation: MGDRVISSRPAKRITVRARRYRIIATVALFSLAAALQLGRVSSLADFPNNFAPLIAISCVVGVLIAVIVERRLTLLVASGMVSALSALCQTLPEFVRSPPIFTSRPATVRLVSLNMYKQNASPLAVAQWIISQRADIVILLEASGLSADARNLLSAYFPYGFDCSNNGRCSTILLSRSAPLSGGGLARADPEDRKGVSAVWGKFRDEHGPFTVVGVHMQRPPPMGDQATAINDIAAFLDTVPRRRAIVAGDFNLTPWTFAMRRQDHILNLPRLTRTNPTWPAPLPLLPIDQVYAGSGWQPVQLLRGPSLGSDHYAVITDLAAAEGPER
- a CDS encoding polysaccharide biosynthesis/export family protein, whose product is MPRNLLHAHIVLGMIVATAGCSTAPLMAPDGPQALAYRLDAGDKVRLTMFNDPSISGEFAVTPEGDLSLPLIGNVSVRGKTLEETTALVTERFASGYVKDPRMTLEVLNYRPYYILGEVSRAGAYPFSAGLTVEQAVAAAGGFSYRANKRYVFIKRASDPVERRVDVKNSRTYVLPGDTLRIGERYF
- a CDS encoding glycosyltransferase, with protein sequence MRILIISSLFPPDALGGAEISAWNLACWLRDHGHEVGVLTTTAGSESATTGVIEDGLRVWRVRMPRPYPMAHYGNQPAAAKLVWHLLDHLDPANIDIVRDVLREFKPDFASVHLLAGLGWNSLAELARHDVPVLFALPDLALACVRSGMFRGDHTCQRQCTECRLSSWWKQRQIGKLRRLGFYSPSRANLQSVESLVPLRKRPRRVIFNPNRYPVPVRPYRAGSLPRFLYAGRLHRTKGVDVLLDAADIVAGRGLAFTLAIAGDGPDGEMLRERYGNRPWLTFHGHVSQQRVSDLMAEHDLLCLPSVWAENSPGVAIQALSQGMPVLASNVGGVPELVDPGITGALLPAGDTDTWAETLAALILQPHHIRRWREAASVRSDRFDPEQLGARLFELIEEISAQGPLLRPDRL
- a CDS encoding alpha/beta hydrolase, producing MEPTALVIFFHDYGSNGDDLIARAEMIRLASPDAAFMAHHAPSQIPRMAAAYQWWPIKTFSMAECAAGAAAAAPALDAFITSELERAELASARLVLVGFSPGTMMSLYVGLRR